The Mercenaria mercenaria strain notata chromosome 10, MADL_Memer_1, whole genome shotgun sequence genome contains a region encoding:
- the LOC128546319 gene encoding serine protease inhibitor Cvsi-2-like — MKVILIICAALCVVSIYAEDCPNNNVQQECTHLQCSYGYTLACVNNVCTCNPNQATSCTTQAECMSNTNLPTCNRGWHCVDNVCRCGGNWGK; from the exons ATGAAAGTCATACTCATTATCTGCGCAGCACTATGTG ttgttaGCATCTATGCTGAAGACTGTCCCAACAACAACGTTCAACAGGAGTGTACACACTTACAGTGTTCATATGGCTATACTTTAGCATGTGTGAACAATGTTTGTACTTGCAACC CTAACCAGGCTACTTCCTGTACCACCCAAGCTGAATGTATGAGTAACACAAACCTACCGACCTGCAACCGAGGATGGCATTGTGTTGATAATGTATGTCGATGTGGTGGAAACTGGGGCAAATAA